The following proteins are co-located in the Aurantiacibacter atlanticus genome:
- a CDS encoding fatty acid desaturase, whose protein sequence is MQTSAFPISSNQYFERLREAPVLALPTAALFVVSLGGIGTTWYLALNDLIPLWVGAIANGLLTYLLFSVIHDASHKSLSRIRWLNESIGAIGLFFLFPYAPMPLVRWVHNKHHSYTNGPKDPDRFEHESPWWQIPIRWAFFDGAYIWYFFKNGRNVYNRHKTELNLYYISLAVLATAAIYFGFGWELFMLWFIPSRISLFLIAVVFVILPHHPALIEQEEDPYMATTMRLGWEWLLNPLMVYQNYHLVHHLYPEIPFYRMHKAYFLKYDEINVHRVARQKAFGLKPENYDEHFAFRRELDLRNEGKMPA, encoded by the coding sequence ATGCAAACCAGCGCATTTCCGATTTCGAGCAACCAATATTTCGAGCGTTTGCGAGAGGCACCAGTGCTCGCATTGCCGACTGCGGCCCTTTTTGTGGTCTCCTTGGGAGGCATTGGCACGACCTGGTATCTTGCGCTGAATGACCTCATTCCGCTTTGGGTCGGCGCAATTGCAAATGGTCTGTTAACTTACTTACTTTTCAGTGTGATACACGATGCGTCACACAAATCCCTGTCGCGCATCCGATGGCTTAATGAAAGCATCGGGGCAATTGGTTTGTTCTTCCTATTTCCGTATGCGCCAATGCCGCTGGTCCGCTGGGTTCATAACAAGCACCACAGCTATACCAATGGCCCGAAGGATCCGGATCGTTTTGAACACGAATCACCCTGGTGGCAAATACCGATAAGATGGGCCTTTTTTGACGGTGCCTATATCTGGTATTTTTTCAAAAACGGCCGAAACGTCTACAATAGGCACAAGACCGAACTCAACCTGTATTACATCTCCCTGGCAGTTTTGGCGACTGCGGCGATCTATTTCGGGTTTGGCTGGGAGCTTTTCATGCTCTGGTTTATTCCTTCACGTATCTCGCTGTTCCTGATCGCAGTGGTTTTCGTGATCCTGCCTCACCATCCGGCTTTGATCGAGCAGGAGGAAGACCCCTATATGGCGACCACGATGCGGCTCGGCTGGGAGTGGCTGTTGAACCCGTTGATGGTTTATCAGAATTATCATCTGGTTCATCATCTCTATCCCGAAATCCCGTTTTATCGGATGCACAAAGCCTATTTTCTGAAATATGACGAGATCAATGTACATCGCGTTGCAAGGCAAAAGGCATTCGGACTGAAACCTGAAAATTATGATGAGCACTTTGCCTTTCGCCGTGAACTCGATCTTCGCAATGAGGGGAAGATGCCAGCATAG
- a CDS encoding LLM class flavin-dependent oxidoreductase produces the protein MARQLHLGAFMRPVSIHTGAWRYPGATRDGNFNLKAISHYIRKLEQAKFDYFFMADHLGVLNLPREALMRSHTVTSYEPFTLLSALAGATSQIGLVATASTTYDEPFHVARRFASLDHISGGRAGWNVVTTSNPDSSRNFGMDTQPDHAERYARAHEFYEVVTGLWDSFADNAFVMDAESGIYFDPDRMHTLDYKGERFSVRGPLNIARPVQGWPVIFQAGASDPGRQLAAETAEVVFAAESTLEGSKSYYDDVKGRAVKAGRNPDLIKIMPAVFLVVGDTVEEAKAKRAKLDSLVHYDSGIHSLSGMLGHDVTGYDPDGPLPEIPESNASKSSRRFMVELARAENLTIRELAAKAGSYGGLAFVGTPETIADEMQNWLEQGACDGFTAMFPYLPEGLEDFTDKVVPELQARGLFRSEYEGDTLRDHLGLPRPANAFFPDE, from the coding sequence ATGGCGAGACAATTGCACCTTGGCGCATTCATGCGTCCGGTAAGCATCCATACGGGAGCCTGGCGTTACCCGGGGGCGACGCGTGACGGCAACTTCAACCTCAAGGCAATCTCACATTATATTCGCAAGCTCGAACAAGCGAAGTTCGACTATTTCTTCATGGCGGATCATCTGGGCGTCCTGAATTTACCGCGCGAAGCCCTGATGCGCAGCCACACTGTAACGTCGTATGAGCCGTTCACTCTGCTGTCAGCGTTGGCGGGGGCGACTTCCCAAATTGGACTGGTTGCGACTGCCTCGACGACTTATGATGAACCGTTTCATGTCGCTCGACGTTTCGCCTCGCTTGACCACATCAGCGGCGGACGCGCCGGCTGGAATGTTGTGACCACTTCCAATCCCGACAGCAGCCGCAACTTTGGCATGGACACGCAACCCGACCATGCCGAACGTTACGCTCGCGCACATGAATTCTACGAGGTGGTAACCGGCTTGTGGGACAGCTTTGCTGATAACGCTTTTGTCATGGATGCGGAAAGCGGAATATATTTTGACCCCGATCGGATGCATACGCTGGACTATAAGGGAGAACGTTTCTCCGTCCGGGGGCCGCTGAACATTGCCCGACCGGTGCAGGGCTGGCCGGTGATTTTTCAGGCCGGCGCTTCTGACCCTGGCCGTCAGCTTGCAGCAGAAACCGCTGAGGTCGTATTCGCCGCCGAATCGACGCTGGAAGGAAGCAAATCCTACTATGACGATGTGAAAGGCCGGGCGGTCAAGGCGGGCCGTAACCCGGATCTTATCAAGATAATGCCGGCAGTTTTCCTGGTTGTTGGAGATACCGTGGAGGAAGCCAAGGCAAAACGAGCAAAGCTCGATAGCCTGGTTCATTATGACAGTGGGATACATTCGCTTTCTGGAATGCTCGGCCATGATGTAACCGGATATGATCCCGACGGGCCATTGCCGGAAATTCCGGAATCAAATGCCAGCAAAAGCTCACGGCGTTTTATGGTCGAGCTCGCTCGTGCAGAAAACCTGACGATACGGGAACTTGCTGCAAAAGCTGGTAGCTATGGCGGGCTGGCATTTGTCGGCACCCCGGAAACAATAGCAGACGAAATGCAGAACTGGCTCGAACAAGGGGCCTGCGACGGTTTTACGGCGATGTTCCCCTACCTTCCCGAAGGGCTGGAGGATTTTACTGACAAGGTCGTTCCTGAGCTGCAGGCACGTGGGCTGTTTCGCAGCGAATATGAGGGTGATACATTGCGCGATCATCTGGGGTTGCCGCGTCCCGCCAACGCCTTTTTCCCTGACGAATGA
- a CDS encoding multidrug effflux MFS transporter, whose translation MTSSLLGATGSSSIGRREFVFLMAMIQALQSLGFTTLLPAIGHIATDLGSDQPNERQWIIGIFLISSGLFSLVPGTLSDRFGRKPVLLFSMGAFAVINLLCALVTDFVVLLAARALLGMASCALTVLPLAIIRDRYQGDDMAKLQAFVATVFIAVPTLAPSLGFAILELAGWRAIFVVIGALTLIMMIWYHLRMGETLSPANRINRSSKDLVNNIRLVLGNRDAIGYILGMALVFGAHFGFITSSQQLIGESFGAGKAFPIIFGLMAGSMMVASLVNSAIVERFGTRRVGHTAMILYVIVSLLQVYFAWWHDETLIEFVLLMSANMCLLITIFINFTAIALQPFGKFAGAASSVHTFFRLVVGAGLGALIGQVYDGTSLPLAYSLLAVGLLTFVLVLFSERGRLFRRFART comes from the coding sequence GTGACTTCTTCATTATTGGGAGCAACAGGCTCCAGTTCAATCGGCAGGCGCGAATTTGTCTTCCTGATGGCCATGATTCAGGCCCTGCAGTCGCTTGGTTTCACAACGCTTCTTCCTGCAATTGGTCACATCGCGACGGATCTTGGGTCTGATCAACCGAACGAGAGACAGTGGATCATCGGGATATTCCTGATTAGCTCAGGTCTGTTTTCGCTTGTACCGGGCACCCTTTCGGATCGCTTTGGCAGAAAGCCTGTGCTGCTTTTCAGCATGGGCGCTTTCGCCGTGATCAATTTACTTTGCGCATTGGTGACTGATTTTGTGGTGTTGTTGGCGGCTCGCGCGTTGCTCGGCATGGCATCTTGCGCTCTGACCGTATTACCGCTGGCGATTATCCGGGATCGCTATCAGGGCGATGATATGGCCAAATTGCAGGCCTTCGTCGCGACGGTATTTATCGCCGTGCCGACTTTGGCACCCAGCCTGGGTTTCGCGATTCTGGAACTGGCCGGTTGGCGCGCAATCTTTGTGGTGATCGGGGCTCTGACGCTGATCATGATGATCTGGTACCATCTGCGGATGGGAGAGACCTTGTCGCCTGCCAACCGGATAAACCGCAGCAGCAAAGATCTGGTCAACAACATTCGCTTGGTTCTCGGCAATCGAGACGCGATCGGTTACATTTTGGGTATGGCGTTAGTATTTGGCGCACATTTCGGATTTATCACCAGTTCTCAACAATTGATTGGAGAGAGCTTCGGCGCGGGTAAGGCCTTTCCGATAATATTCGGGCTGATGGCAGGCTCGATGATGGTCGCCAGTCTGGTCAATTCGGCAATCGTCGAGCGGTTCGGCACCAGACGTGTTGGACATACCGCGATGATTCTCTACGTGATTGTTTCCTTGCTCCAGGTTTACTTTGCCTGGTGGCATGATGAGACCTTGATTGAATTCGTTTTGCTCATGTCCGCAAATATGTGTTTGCTGATCACCATCTTCATCAATTTCACTGCAATTGCCTTACAGCCATTCGGCAAGTTCGCAGGTGCGGCCTCATCGGTACACACCTTCTTCCGGCTGGTTGTAGGGGCAGGACTCGGCGCGCTCATAGGTCAGGTTTACGACGGGACTTCACTCCCTCTGGCTTATTCCCTTTTGGCAGTCGGTCTGCTCACATTTGTGCTTGTGCTCTTCAGTGAGCGCGGTCGCCTATTCCGTCGCTTCGCACGGACTTAG
- a CDS encoding IclR family transcriptional regulator, which translates to MNSTGRKAGGATATANDDSSEPVDQPAPDGTRRKSIKSVEIGSRVLEALVNSDTDGAFLRDVAEKSNLSRSQAHRYLLAFVNTGVVEQDPDSGRYALGAFSVRIGMAALARVEPVQVAGRHLSILLKELKTTGLLSVWGNYGPTVIRWKDGGIPLATTLRVGSVLPLQTSSTGNLFMALCSREQTQAVLDNERKAGLVLPDEELDQMIAETRKCGYAKTSGRVVPGLSAISVPVFDPDQRLLATMSVLTRSQNESFFSTQVIDRIKRQALEASQAIGWPGFNRPGDVDVSKFLCGNHQEMDQQATDGDQSE; encoded by the coding sequence ATGAACAGTACAGGTAGAAAAGCTGGCGGCGCCACTGCGACCGCTAATGATGACAGTTCGGAACCGGTCGATCAGCCGGCTCCGGACGGGACGCGACGCAAGTCGATAAAGTCGGTCGAAATCGGCTCCCGCGTCCTTGAGGCATTGGTCAACAGCGACACCGACGGTGCTTTTCTTCGTGACGTGGCAGAGAAGTCAAACCTGTCTCGCAGCCAGGCGCATCGCTATCTTCTGGCGTTCGTCAACACAGGCGTTGTCGAACAGGATCCGGATAGCGGGCGATACGCTCTCGGCGCATTCTCCGTTCGGATCGGCATGGCTGCGCTGGCGCGCGTGGAGCCGGTTCAGGTGGCCGGCAGGCACCTTTCCATCCTTCTGAAGGAGCTGAAGACTACAGGTCTGCTGTCGGTCTGGGGGAATTACGGTCCGACCGTGATCCGCTGGAAAGACGGAGGAATTCCTTTAGCCACCACCTTACGTGTCGGTTCGGTTTTACCGCTGCAGACATCATCCACAGGGAATTTGTTCATGGCACTTTGTTCGCGAGAGCAGACACAAGCAGTACTCGATAACGAGCGGAAGGCCGGATTGGTTTTGCCTGACGAAGAACTGGATCAGATGATCGCCGAAACGCGCAAATGCGGATATGCCAAGACTAGCGGCAGAGTTGTTCCGGGTCTGTCTGCAATCAGCGTTCCGGTTTTCGATCCCGATCAACGTTTGCTAGCGACGATGAGTGTCCTAACGCGATCCCAGAACGAGAGCTTTTTTTCGACTCAGGTGATCGACAGGATCAAGCGGCAGGCGCTTGAGGCAAGTCAAGCGATCGGCTGGCCGGGCTTCAACCGGCCCGGCGATGTAGACGTCAGCAAATTCTTATGCGGGAACCACCAGGAAATGGACCAACAGGCAACTGACGGCGATCAATCAGAGTGA
- a CDS encoding ketopantoate reductase family protein has product MSGIVIIGPGAIGSLLGARLFEHGHEVLLIARGKRLQALQRDGVVISESDTVRQVPVPVADRCDADNLPDQIIIATKTFQLPGALDLLEPYRDAEFGILTVQNGVEAPDIVQSRLPSARVLGSRMHGFFELEGQVVKHTGVPPSIQMGPVAAGFRDATHEQISRNLAEILQNSGIMAELVDDVRPALWEKFVMAATIGGVAPAFGLTVGQVSQHTGACSMLEGAMQEVAAIATAQGIALPKDCVARKMEFISRFPPDVTSSLQRDLEAQRPSEFAQLTGAIPRLAHRAGLTAPIAEEVIEMLRARELIID; this is encoded by the coding sequence ATGAGCGGGATCGTAATCATTGGTCCAGGCGCTATCGGTAGCCTGTTGGGAGCCAGATTGTTCGAGCATGGACATGAAGTGCTGCTCATTGCGCGCGGAAAGCGTCTTCAGGCGCTTCAACGCGATGGTGTGGTGATTTCGGAAAGCGACACGGTGCGCCAGGTGCCCGTACCAGTGGCTGATCGATGCGATGCTGACAATTTACCTGACCAGATAATCATCGCCACCAAAACATTTCAATTGCCGGGCGCACTTGATCTGCTCGAACCCTATCGTGATGCCGAATTCGGTATTCTGACAGTCCAGAACGGCGTGGAAGCCCCGGACATCGTGCAATCGCGCCTGCCCAGCGCGCGCGTTCTGGGTTCCCGGATGCACGGTTTCTTCGAGCTCGAAGGCCAGGTTGTAAAGCACACAGGCGTACCTCCCAGCATCCAGATGGGACCAGTCGCTGCAGGCTTCAGAGATGCAACGCATGAGCAGATCAGCCGCAACCTTGCAGAAATCTTGCAAAATAGCGGCATCATGGCCGAACTTGTGGATGACGTGCGTCCCGCATTGTGGGAAAAATTCGTGATGGCCGCCACAATAGGCGGGGTCGCGCCCGCATTCGGACTAACCGTAGGACAAGTCTCTCAACACACGGGCGCATGCTCCATGCTGGAAGGGGCAATGCAAGAGGTGGCGGCAATAGCTACTGCGCAGGGTATCGCCCTGCCAAAGGACTGTGTGGCAAGGAAAATGGAATTCATCAGCCGGTTTCCACCGGATGTCACCAGTAGTTTGCAGCGAGACCTGGAAGCGCAACGTCCCTCCGAATTCGCGCAGTTGACAGGCGCAATTCCCCGGCTTGCTCACCGTGCCGGTTTGACCGCGCCAATTGCTGAAGAGGTGATCGAAATGCTTCGCGCCAGAGAATTGATCATCGATTGA